CGCCAAAGAGGAGTGAAAGACATGAACATCACCAACTACATCCAGTTCGACGGCGACAACCTTGACACCGCAAAGGGCGCTGGCCTCATCTCCACTATCGACCGCGACATGGACATCAAGGTCGTGCCGTTCGAGTCCGACAATGAAAAGGCCCCGACGCACCGCGTCTACGCCAAGTCACCGCGCGGCCATGACATCGAGGTCGGCGGCATCTGGAAGAAAGAGAACCAGGACGGCAAGCCGTACTACACCCTCTCGATCCGCAAGCTTCGCTACAACGCCAATCTCGGCCGGTTCCCGGGCCAGGACGACGCCTCCCTGCAGGCGATCATCGAATGGGAACCCCGCGATTAAACCGCTCACAGCGCCCGGCTAGTAGCCGGGCGCTCACCTTCGAAAGGCTGGAAAATCCCGCAAATTGCTGGATTTACGGCATTTTTCCTGCTAGGGTGGGTCGTAACTGGAGATTTGCCGATGAACGTTCATTCCCGCCGTCCGGATCGTTCCCCGGAAGCGATCGAGAAGCGGCGCAAGGCCGCTGAACAGGCGCGCGCTGCCAATATCCGGCAGGGCTACGTTCACGATCCTGCCCTCGAGGAGGCGACCGCGCGGTATGTCGCCGGCGACATCACCCGCGAGGAATACCGGCAGCTCATGATCGAGCCGCCTGTCAGATAACCTCCGGATCAACCTTCAAGAGCAGAAGGCCGCCTGCTTAGAGCTGGCGGCTTTTTGTTGAGCTTCGCCATGGCTGATGAACGCCCCAAAGGTTCCTACACCGTATCCCAACACGTCGGACGATCCAGACCGGACGAACGTTCTGAAAAACAGATGGGGAATCGAAACCCATTCCGAGCTGCGCGTGAAAGAGTATCGCGCGACCGCCGTGCGGATGCAGGAAATTGCTGAAGGCGACGGCCCGAAAGGCAATTTCGACAAAGCCCACCTGAAGGCGATCCACGGCTACATTTTTCAGGATGTCTACGAATGGGCCGGTCATACGCGCAACGAAAGTCCGGTCGTCGAGGGGCAGCGCGTAGAGCCGATCGGTGGCCTCTCCAAGGGCGGCTCGTCATTCCTGCCCGGCTCGCGGATAGAAATGGGCCTGGACGAGGCGCTGAAGCCGATCCGAGACCCGCAGGCCCTTCGCAATGCAACGCCCGAAGAGTTCGCTGAGCGGGCCGGAAGAGTCCTCTCAGAGCTGAACTATGTGCACCCGTTCAGAGAGGGGAACGGACGTGCGCAGGAGGCGTTTATTTCCGAGCTGGGCCGCCATTACGGCCACGAGATCGACTTCTCCGCAATTACCAAACCGCGCATGATCGAGGCGTCAATCGAGACCACGAACGACCCGTCCAGTCCGGCCATGAAGCACGTCATTGAGGACGCGACGAACCCGGGCCGTCGGGAGGCCATTCGATCCGCTTTCGAAGACTTGCGGGAGGTCGGTGAAGAGCCTTTGCACCATCATGTTCGCACTGCCCGCGCCGGAGAAGAAATCACTGGCCAGATTCTCGGCCA
The Sinorhizobium chiapasense genome window above contains:
- a CDS encoding DUF736 family protein encodes the protein MNITNYIQFDGDNLDTAKGAGLISTIDRDMDIKVVPFESDNEKAPTHRVYAKSPRGHDIEVGGIWKKENQDGKPYYTLSIRKLRYNANLGRFPGQDDASLQAIIEWEPRD
- a CDS encoding antitoxin VbhA family protein, whose amino-acid sequence is MNVHSRRPDRSPEAIEKRRKAAEQARAANIRQGYVHDPALEEATARYVAGDITREEYRQLMIEPPVR